Proteins encoded together in one Cyanobium sp. WAJ14-Wanaka window:
- the trxA gene encoding thioredoxin, protein MSSAAAVTDASFEQDVLKSDVPVLVDFWAPWCGPCRMVAPIVDEIAKEFEGKIKVFKLNTDESPNVASQYGIRSIPTLMIFKGGQKVDTVVGAVPKTTLSSTISKYL, encoded by the coding sequence ATGTCGAGCGCCGCTGCAGTTACCGACGCTTCCTTTGAGCAGGACGTGCTCAAAAGTGATGTGCCCGTATTGGTTGATTTCTGGGCGCCTTGGTGCGGTCCTTGCCGCATGGTGGCTCCAATCGTTGACGAAATTGCCAAGGAGTTTGAGGGCAAGATTAAGGTCTTCAAGCTCAATACCGACGAAAGCCCCAACGTGGCCAGCCAGTACGGCATTCGCAGTATCCCCACCCTGATGATCTTCAAGGGAGGCCAGAAGGTGGATACGGTTGTGGGTGCCGTGCCCAAGACCACCCTCTCCAGCACGATTAGCAAGTACCTCTAG
- a CDS encoding GuaB3 family IMP dehydrogenase-related protein: MDIQLGRSRTVRRAYGIDEIALVPGGRTVDPAVTDSSWSLGGLQLEIPIIASAMDGVVDVGMCVELTKLGALGVLNIEGVQCRYDDPNPVLDRIVAVGKEEFVPLMQELYSQPVREDLIRQRIAEIKQGGGIAAVSATPVAAIKFGKAIAEAGASLFFVQATVVSTEHIGPAGQESLDLEALCRDFGVPVIIGNCVTYDVAIKLMRAGAAGVMVGIGPGAACTSRGVLGVGIPQATSVADCAAARQDYFEESGRYVPIVADGGIVTGGDICKCLACGADAVMIGSPIARAQEAPGRGFHWGMATPSPVLPRGTRIKVGTTGSLKTILRGPAGLDDGTQNLLGCIKTSMGTLGARTIKEMQKVEVVVAPSLLTEGKVYQKAQQLGMGK, from the coding sequence GTGGACATTCAGCTCGGTCGCTCCCGCACTGTTCGTCGCGCCTACGGCATTGACGAAATTGCCCTGGTGCCAGGCGGCCGCACCGTGGATCCAGCAGTCACTGACAGCAGTTGGAGCCTGGGGGGACTGCAACTGGAGATCCCGATCATCGCCAGCGCCATGGATGGGGTGGTGGATGTGGGCATGTGCGTTGAGCTGACCAAGCTGGGCGCCCTGGGCGTATTGAACATTGAGGGTGTGCAATGTCGCTACGACGACCCCAACCCCGTGCTGGACAGGATTGTCGCCGTGGGTAAAGAGGAGTTTGTGCCCCTAATGCAGGAGCTCTACAGCCAGCCTGTTCGCGAAGATCTGATCCGCCAAAGAATTGCAGAAATCAAACAGGGGGGAGGAATTGCGGCCGTCAGCGCCACCCCCGTGGCAGCGATCAAATTTGGCAAGGCCATTGCCGAGGCCGGCGCCTCCCTGTTCTTTGTGCAGGCAACGGTGGTCAGCACCGAACACATCGGTCCGGCCGGCCAGGAGAGCCTTGATCTCGAGGCCCTCTGCCGCGACTTCGGTGTGCCGGTGATCATCGGCAATTGCGTCACCTACGACGTGGCCATCAAATTGATGCGAGCCGGCGCCGCAGGCGTAATGGTGGGCATTGGCCCGGGTGCCGCCTGCACCTCCCGCGGCGTTTTGGGCGTTGGCATCCCCCAGGCCACCTCCGTGGCCGACTGTGCCGCAGCTCGCCAGGATTACTTCGAGGAAAGTGGTCGCTACGTGCCGATCGTGGCCGATGGCGGCATCGTCACCGGCGGCGACATCTGTAAATGCTTGGCCTGCGGGGCCGATGCTGTGATGATTGGCTCACCTATTGCCCGCGCCCAGGAGGCCCCAGGCCGGGGATTCCACTGGGGCATGGCCACACCTAGCCCCGTGCTGCCCCGCGGCACCCGCATCAAAGTGGGCACCACCGGCAGCCTGAAAACAATCCTGCGGGGCCCAGCTGGACTCGACGATGGCACCCAAAACCTGCTGGGTTGCATCAAAACCTCGATGGGAACCCTCGGTGCCCGCACCATTAAGGAGATGCAAAAAGTGGAGGTGGTGGTGGCCCCATCCCTGCTCACGGAGGGCAAGGTGTATCAAAAAGCCCAGCAGCTAGGGATGGGCAAGTAA
- the hisH gene encoding imidazole glycerol phosphate synthase subunit HisH: MRPIGLIDYGMGNLHSVKRAFERLGAEVVPIRAGAAMEGCAGLVLPGVGAFDPAMERLDQSGLATAIHQWCGAGKPLLGICLGLQLLFEGSDEGSREGLGLLKGKVVALPRKSGHPIPHMGWEPLIPAQPSPLVPSGCEESWMYFVHSYATVPAEPSCTTANVAFAGQTVTAAVWQDAIGACQFHPEKSAEAGEALLMRWLDWLNR; the protein is encoded by the coding sequence ATGCGCCCCATCGGCCTAATCGATTACGGCATGGGCAATCTGCACTCCGTGAAGCGGGCCTTTGAGCGCTTGGGGGCAGAGGTGGTGCCAATCCGGGCCGGCGCCGCAATGGAAGGATGCGCCGGCCTGGTATTGCCAGGGGTGGGCGCCTTTGATCCAGCCATGGAGAGACTTGATCAAAGTGGTCTGGCCACCGCCATTCACCAGTGGTGCGGGGCAGGCAAGCCGCTTTTGGGCATCTGCCTTGGCCTGCAGTTGTTGTTTGAAGGCAGTGATGAGGGTTCAAGGGAGGGTCTGGGGCTGCTCAAGGGAAAGGTCGTGGCCCTACCCCGCAAAAGTGGCCACCCCATTCCCCACATGGGCTGGGAGCCCCTAATCCCAGCCCAGCCCAGCCCACTTGTGCCCAGCGGCTGCGAAGAAAGCTGGATGTATTTCGTGCACTCCTATGCCACCGTGCCTGCGGAGCCAAGCTGCACGACGGCCAATGTGGCTTTTGCCGGCCAAACCGTCACCGCAGCGGTCTGGCAAGACGCGATTGGTGCCTGCCAATTCCACCCGGAAAAATCCGCCGAGGCGGGCGAAGCCCTGCTGATGCGCTGGCTGGACTGGCTCAACAGATGA
- the rsmD gene encoding 16S rRNA (guanine(966)-N(2))-methyltransferase RsmD, which produces MTLRLSGGRKLLSPPGQTARPTTSRVRLAAMNLLAHDIPGCGWLDLCCGSGLMACEALQRGAQRVVAIEQDRQVARIAKANLETVAQGLGHGPKLQVVQAEVLSWLGKGKAAEGCQFQLIYADPPYQAELYGQIGSAVLKGEWLSPGGLMVWECSSRALPAVPEGWLLEDQRSYGTTSLMLLKRAN; this is translated from the coding sequence ATGACCCTGCGCCTCAGTGGCGGCCGCAAACTGCTCAGTCCACCAGGGCAGACCGCCAGACCCACCACCTCCAGGGTGCGCCTGGCGGCGATGAACCTGCTGGCCCACGACATCCCAGGGTGTGGCTGGCTTGATCTCTGCTGCGGCAGTGGGCTGATGGCATGTGAAGCCCTACAGCGGGGCGCCCAAAGGGTCGTAGCCATTGAGCAAGACCGCCAGGTTGCCCGCATTGCCAAGGCCAACCTGGAAACCGTGGCCCAGGGCCTGGGCCATGGTCCCAAGCTGCAGGTTGTGCAGGCCGAAGTGCTCAGCTGGCTAGGGAAGGGCAAGGCTGCCGAGGGTTGCCAATTTCAGTTGATCTATGCCGATCCCCCATATCAAGCGGAGCTGTACGGGCAGATCGGGTCAGCTGTGCTGAAGGGAGAGTGGCTCAGCCCGGGCGGTTTGATGGTTTGGGAGTGCTCCAGCCGGGCCCTGCCGGCAGTGCCCGAAGGATGGCTGCTCGAGGATCAGCGCAGCTATGGCACCACTAGCTTGATGCTGCTTAAAAGAGCGAATTAA